From one Musa acuminata AAA Group cultivar baxijiao chromosome BXJ2-6, Cavendish_Baxijiao_AAA, whole genome shotgun sequence genomic stretch:
- the LOC135586458 gene encoding scarecrow-like protein 1 isoform X2 — protein MGIEDDWTEPIKDLLLTKSPKESSSDSNVSYIGSNREPRTPKQLLFDCAVAISEGVTEEAQAIIAELRQMVSIQGDPPQRLSAYMVEGLAARIASSGRGLYKALKCKEPPTSDQLSAMQILFEVCPCFKFGYMAANYIIIEAFRDEEKVHIIDFDLNQGSQYITLIQTLSTWPHKPPHLRISAVDDPESVQRAVGGLEIIGRRLEKLAEELDVPFEFSAIAVKSGDVTPGMLDRRFGEALVVNFAFQLHHMPDESVSTVNQRDELLRMVKGLGPKLVTVVEQDMNTNTAPFLPRFMEVYNYYSAVFDSLDATLPRDSSDRMNVERQCLARDIVNIVACEGADRIERYEVAGKWRARMTMAGFVSCPFGTNVNGSVRALSGSYCDRYKIKEESGALYFGWEDKTLVVTSAWR, from the exons ATGGGAATTGAAGATGATTGGACTGAGCCTATCAAGGACCTATTACTTACAAAGTCACCAAAAGAGTCATCATCGGATTCAAACGTCAGCTATATTGGCAGCAATAGAGAACCTAGAACCCCCAAGCAGCTACTTTTTGATTGTGCAGTTGCGATATCTGAAGGTGTCACGGAGGAGGCACAAGCTATCATAGCTGAGCTCCGTCAAATGGTTTCAATTCAGGGGGATCCTCCACAAAGGCTTTCAGCCTACATGGTGGAAGGTCTTGCAGCTAGAATAGCCTCTTCAGGACGAGGCCTTTATAAGGCTCTAAAATGTAAAGAACCCCCAACTTCAGATCAGCTTTCAGCGATGCAGATTCTGTTTGAGGTCTGCCCATGTTTCAAATTTGGTTACATGGCAGCAAATTATATAATCATAGAAGCTTTCAGAGATGAAGAAAAAGTTCATATCATAGACTTTGACTTAAACCAAGGAAGTCAATACATAACCTTGATACAAACTCTTTCAACCTGGCCGCACAAACCACCACACTTGAGGATATCTGCAGTGGATGATCCCGAGTCAGTGCAACGGGCAGTTGGAGGCTTGGAAATTATTGGACGGCGCCTTGAGAAGCTGGCAGAGGAGCTTGATGTCCCATTTGAATTTAGTGCAATAGCTGTGAAGAGTGGAGATGTAACACCTGGAATGCTAGATCGTCGATTTGGGGAGGCACTTGTGGTTAACTTTGCATTTCAACTGCATCATATGCCAGATGAGAGCGTATCAACGGTGAACCAAAGGGATGAGCTGCTTCGAATGGTGAAGGGCCTGGGACCAAAACTGGTCACAGTTGTTGAGCAGGATATGAACACTAACACAGCTCCATTCCTCCCCAG GTTTATGGAGGTCTACAACTATTATTCAGCGGTTTTTGATTCACTCGATGCAACTCTTCCGAGGGATAGCTCAGACCGAATGAACGTGGAGAGGCAATGCCTTGCACGAGACATCGTCAACATCGTGGCCTGTGAAGGTGCTGACCGCATAGAGAG GTACGAGGTTGCCGGAAAGTGGAGGGCAAGAATGACAATGGCGGGGTTCGTCTCATGCCCATTCGGCACCAACGTCAATGGATCGGTACGAGCATTGTCAGGATCCTACTGTGATCGATACAAGATTAAAGAGGAAAGTGGGGCACTTTACTTCGGCTGGGAGGACAAAACTTTGGTTGTCACCTCAGCTTGGAGATGA
- the LOC135586458 gene encoding scarecrow-like protein 1 isoform X1 yields the protein MSMVRSADSSSAYGESKPYAHKGGGDSLHISRQILSADKRMYCNGPSCHSDFTNSSSEMMHVGPLQASTSTIPRLYLQVPSAPYQLMANIHSSITLENPYRSFFEAVQHPDSSASSNISHQTSHSLSENLSSDHEIDYGEDEIRLKLQEIEQVLLNDTDEDLVDSYQIMGIEDDWTEPIKDLLLTKSPKESSSDSNVSYIGSNREPRTPKQLLFDCAVAISEGVTEEAQAIIAELRQMVSIQGDPPQRLSAYMVEGLAARIASSGRGLYKALKCKEPPTSDQLSAMQILFEVCPCFKFGYMAANYIIIEAFRDEEKVHIIDFDLNQGSQYITLIQTLSTWPHKPPHLRISAVDDPESVQRAVGGLEIIGRRLEKLAEELDVPFEFSAIAVKSGDVTPGMLDRRFGEALVVNFAFQLHHMPDESVSTVNQRDELLRMVKGLGPKLVTVVEQDMNTNTAPFLPRFMEVYNYYSAVFDSLDATLPRDSSDRMNVERQCLARDIVNIVACEGADRIERYEVAGKWRARMTMAGFVSCPFGTNVNGSVRALSGSYCDRYKIKEESGALYFGWEDKTLVVTSAWR from the exons ATGTCTATGGTAAGGTCTGCAGATTCATCTTCTGCCTACGGAGAGTCCAAACCTTATGCACATAAAGGTGGTGGTGATAGCTTACATATATCTAGGCAAATATTAAGTGCAGATAAACGGATGTACTGTAATGGACCATCGTGCCATTCAGACTTCACCAATTCGTCTTCAGAAATGATGCATGTTGGTCCACTTCAAGCATCCACATCCACCATTCCAAGACTCTATCTTCAAGTTCCTTCAGCTCCCTATCAGCTGATGGCTAATATTCACTCATCTATCACATTGGAAAATCCTTACAGGTCCTTCTTTGAAGCAGTTCAGCATCCTGATTCCTCGGCAAGTTCTAACATCTCGCATCAGACCTCCCATTCTTTATCTGAGAATCTAAGTTCAGATCACGAAATAGACTATGGTGAGGATGAAATTAGGTTAAAGCTTCAAGAGATCGAGCAGGTCTTACTGAATGACACTGATGAGGATTTGGTGGATTCGTACCAGATAATGGGAATTGAAGATGATTGGACTGAGCCTATCAAGGACCTATTACTTACAAAGTCACCAAAAGAGTCATCATCGGATTCAAACGTCAGCTATATTGGCAGCAATAGAGAACCTAGAACCCCCAAGCAGCTACTTTTTGATTGTGCAGTTGCGATATCTGAAGGTGTCACGGAGGAGGCACAAGCTATCATAGCTGAGCTCCGTCAAATGGTTTCAATTCAGGGGGATCCTCCACAAAGGCTTTCAGCCTACATGGTGGAAGGTCTTGCAGCTAGAATAGCCTCTTCAGGACGAGGCCTTTATAAGGCTCTAAAATGTAAAGAACCCCCAACTTCAGATCAGCTTTCAGCGATGCAGATTCTGTTTGAGGTCTGCCCATGTTTCAAATTTGGTTACATGGCAGCAAATTATATAATCATAGAAGCTTTCAGAGATGAAGAAAAAGTTCATATCATAGACTTTGACTTAAACCAAGGAAGTCAATACATAACCTTGATACAAACTCTTTCAACCTGGCCGCACAAACCACCACACTTGAGGATATCTGCAGTGGATGATCCCGAGTCAGTGCAACGGGCAGTTGGAGGCTTGGAAATTATTGGACGGCGCCTTGAGAAGCTGGCAGAGGAGCTTGATGTCCCATTTGAATTTAGTGCAATAGCTGTGAAGAGTGGAGATGTAACACCTGGAATGCTAGATCGTCGATTTGGGGAGGCACTTGTGGTTAACTTTGCATTTCAACTGCATCATATGCCAGATGAGAGCGTATCAACGGTGAACCAAAGGGATGAGCTGCTTCGAATGGTGAAGGGCCTGGGACCAAAACTGGTCACAGTTGTTGAGCAGGATATGAACACTAACACAGCTCCATTCCTCCCCAG GTTTATGGAGGTCTACAACTATTATTCAGCGGTTTTTGATTCACTCGATGCAACTCTTCCGAGGGATAGCTCAGACCGAATGAACGTGGAGAGGCAATGCCTTGCACGAGACATCGTCAACATCGTGGCCTGTGAAGGTGCTGACCGCATAGAGAG GTACGAGGTTGCCGGAAAGTGGAGGGCAAGAATGACAATGGCGGGGTTCGTCTCATGCCCATTCGGCACCAACGTCAATGGATCGGTACGAGCATTGTCAGGATCCTACTGTGATCGATACAAGATTAAAGAGGAAAGTGGGGCACTTTACTTCGGCTGGGAGGACAAAACTTTGGTTGTCACCTCAGCTTGGAGATGA
- the LOC135583155 gene encoding probable BOI-related E3 ubiquitin-protein ligase 2 — MAVQAQYPTNAFSPDFRNRALDDVQMMQDPRDLLQLHGGGIGGLGKQEHQILNAGVGFSGRQSEFTCNASGSRKRAREDSMALPSLHNPALSPLIPIPGVLLQSRSLESGATSTSGRHVPSSQAVSPVRDLVSLLLQQNLEIDALVRVQSERLRTGLEEARKRHCRALLSMLEQQAAKRLMEKEAELETASRRNAELEEHVRQLSEENQMWFTMAKNNEAIACGLRTSLEQALLQGASAAAGHERCGDGDGGGAAFPADDAQSCCFEVEERRKACKACGERDVCVLLLPCRHVCVCKDCESKTDTCPVCGSTKNAYLQVFMC; from the exons ATGGCCGTGCAAGCGCAGTATCCCACCAACGCTTTCTCCCCCGATTTCCGCAACCG AGCTCTGGATGATGTACAAATGATGCAAGACCCTCGCGATCTCCTGCAACTCCATGGCGGCGGGATTGGTGGCCTCG GGAAGCAGGAACACCAAATCTTGAACGCCGGCGTCGGGTTCAGCGGTCGGCAGAGCGAGTTCACGTGCAATGCATCCGGGTCCAGGAAGCGTGCGCGGGAAGATTCCATGGCGCTTCCCAGCCTCCACAACCCGGCCCTCTCGCCGCTCATCCCTATCCCTGGCGTCCTCCTGCAGAGCCGGTCGCTCGAGTCCGGTGCAACTTCCACCAGCGGTCGACATGTTCCGTCGTCGCAAGCCGTGTCTCCCGTTCGCGATCTCGTCTCCCTTCTCCTCCAACAGAACCTGGAAATCGACGCCCTCGTCCGCGTGCAG AGCGAGAGGTTGCGGACTGGATTGGAGGAGGCGCGAAAGAGGCATTGCCGGGCGCTACTCTCGATGTTGGAGCAGCAGGCGGCGAAGCGCCTGATGGAGAAGGAAGCCGAGCTGGAGACGGCGAGCCGGCGGAACGCGGAGTTGGAAGAGCACGTGCGGCAGCTGAGCGAAGAGAACCAGATGTGGTTCACCATGGCCAAGAACAACGAAGCCATCGCGTGCGGCCTGCGGACGAGCCTGGAGCAGGCCCTACTCCAGGGCGCCTCCGCTGCCGCCGGCCACGAACGGTGCGGCGACGGAGACGGCGGCGGGGCGGCGTTCCCGGCCGACGACGCGCAGTCGTGCTGCTTCGAGGTGGAAGAGCGGCGCAAGGCCTGCAAGGCGTGCGGGGAACGGGACGTGTGCGTTCTGCTGCTCCCCTGCAGGCACGTTTGCGTATGCAAGGACTGCGAGTCGAAGACCGACACGTGTCCCGTCTGCGGCTCCACCAAGAACGCGTACCTCCAAGTCTTCATGTGCTGA
- the LOC103987586 gene encoding WD repeat-containing protein LWD1 has translation MGGTGGGVGVGDRGGTPDRGSSEADGEEEQQKQQRSEIYTYEAPWHIYAMNWSVRRDKKYRLAIGSLLEGYGNRVEIVQLDEATGEIRSDPALSFEHPYPPTKAMFVPDRDCLRPDLLATSADFLRIWRIADDSSRVELRAFLNGNRNSEFCGPLTSFDWNEAEPRRIGTSSIDTTCTVWDIDREAVDTQLIAHDKEVYDIAWGGVGVFASVSADGSVRVFDLRDKEHSTIIYESADPPGTPLVRLGWNKQDPRYMATIIMDSAKVVVLDIRFPTLPVVELHRHQASVNAIAWAPHSSCHICTAGDDSQALIWDLSSMGSDQASGHQPVASAATAEGGLDPILAYTAGAEIEQLQWSSSQPDWVAIAFSTKLQILRV, from the coding sequence ATGGGGGGAACCGGCGGCGGCGTGGGGGTTGGGGACCGTGGGGGGACGCCGGATCGGGGTTCGTCGGAGGCGGATGGGGAGGAggagcagcagaagcagcagcgGTCGGAGATCTACACGTACGAGGCGCCGTGGCACATCTACGCCATGAACTGGAGCGTGCGGCGGGACAAGAAGTACCGGCTGGCAATCGGGAGCCTGCTCGAGGGCTACGGCAACCGGGTGGAGATCGTGCAGCTGGACGAGGCCACGGGGGAGATCCGCTCCGATCCGGCCCTCTCCTTCGAGCACCCTTACCCCCCCACCAAGGCCATGTTCGTCCCCGACCGCGACTGCCTCCGCCCGGACCTCCTTGCCACTTCCGCCGACTTCCTCCGCATCTGGCGCATCGCCGACGACTCCTCTCGCGTCGAGCTCCGCGCTTTCCTCAATGGCAATCGGAACTCCGAGTTCTGTGGCCCGCTGACCTCCTTCGACTGGAACGAGGCCGAGCCCCGCCGCATCGGCACCTCCTCCATCGACACCACCTGCACCGTCTGGGACATCGATCGCGAGGCCGTCGACACCCAGCTAATCGCTCACGACAAGGAGGTCTACGACATCGCCTGGGGCGGGGTCGGCGTCTTCGCCTCCGTCTCCGCCGACGGCTCCGTCCGCGTCTTCGACCTCCGCGACAAGGAGCACTCCACCATCATCTACGAGTCCGCCGACCCCCCCGGCACCCCGCTGGTCCGCCTCGGATGGAACAAGCAAGACCCCCGCTACATGGCCACCATCATTATGGACAGCGCCAAGGTCGTAGTCCTCGACATCCGCTTCCCCACTCTGCCCGTCGTCGAGCTCCATCGCCACCAGGCCAGCGTCAACGCCATCGCCTGGGCTCCCCACTCCTCCTGTCACATCTGCACTGCCGGCGATGATTCGCAGGCCCTCATCTGGGACCTTTCCTCCATGGGCAGTGACCAGGCGAGCGGCCACCAGCCTGTCGCCTCAGCCGCCACAGCCGAGGGCGGCCTCGACCCCATATTGGCTTACACCGCTGGTGCCGAGATCGAGCAGCTTCAGTGGTCCTCCTCCCAGCCCGACTGGGTGGCCATCGCCTTCTCCACGAAGTTGCAGATACTCAGGGTTTGA